A single genomic interval of bacterium harbors:
- the nusB gene encoding transcription antitermination factor NusB, whose translation MGDRRKSREFALQLLYEMEVKGADPKSVLERAHEDVSEEGRKFATDLLDGTYRNRKEIDELIERHSLHWKMARMAVVDRNILRLAVYELLYLHDVPTSVVLNEAIEIAKKFGTEDSGAFINGILDKVAKEVRKA comes from the coding sequence GTGGGTGATCGAAGGAAATCCAGAGAATTCGCCCTCCAGCTCCTCTACGAGATGGAGGTCAAGGGGGCGGACCCCAAGTCCGTCCTGGAGCGGGCCCATGAAGACGTCTCCGAGGAAGGGCGCAAGTTTGCGACGGATCTTCTCGATGGGACCTATCGGAATCGCAAGGAAATCGACGAATTGATCGAACGCCATTCGCTCCATTGGAAGATGGCCCGCATGGCGGTGGTGGACCGGAACATTCTCCGTCTCGCCGTCTACGAGCTCCTCTACCTCCACGACGTGCCGACCAGCGTGGTCTTGAACGAGGCGATTGAAATCGCGAAGAAGTTTGGTACAGAAGACTCAGGCGCCTTCATCAACGGGATTTTGGACAAGGTCGCCAAAGAGGTGAGAAAGGCGTGA
- the ribH gene encoding 6,7-dimethyl-8-ribityllumazine synthase, with amino-acid sequence MKKSSGVRSDISGKGLAIGIVAGRFNGAVTDKLLRAAETVLASKGVAKVETVRVPGAFEIPVMLRKMAARRPFDALIALGAVIRGGTPHFEYVCEGATYGVMKVMLETGVPVAFGVLTTDTIRQAMERSGGRHGNKGAEAALVAIEMARLVKRG; translated from the coding sequence CGGACATTTCGGGCAAGGGGTTGGCGATCGGCATCGTTGCCGGCCGATTCAACGGAGCGGTGACCGACAAGCTTCTCCGGGCCGCGGAGACGGTGTTGGCCTCCAAGGGCGTGGCGAAGGTCGAGACGGTCCGGGTGCCGGGGGCGTTCGAAATCCCGGTGATGCTCCGTAAAATGGCGGCCCGGAGGCCCTTTGACGCCCTGATCGCGTTGGGCGCAGTCATCCGGGGCGGGACGCCGCACTTCGAATACGTCTGCGAGGGAGCGACCTACGGGGTGATGAAGGTGATGCTGGAAACCGGTGTTCCCGTTGCCTTCGGCGTGCTGACGACCGATACGATCCGCCAGGCGATGGAACGTTCCGGCGGAAGGCACGGAAACAAGGGGGCCGAGGCGGCCCTGGTGGCGATCGAAATGGCGAGGTTGGTGAAGCGTGGGTGA